GGACAGGCGTTGCTATGGATATAGAATGAATTCCAAAACTCCAATTATATAAGCAGAGGCTTCCGAAAAACCATAAACCTTCCATTTAAGGATCACGCATGTAAAATGCAAATCAGACAAAATTTGAAGCAAACATTACACATCctaaaatataatcataataattatccAATATTATGATAGTTTCTAATCATAAGGACCTTCCCGAAGTCTTTTCTAATCCATAAATCACTCATTTTACTAGTAAGAATAATAAGAACCAAAACCACAAGCCAAACATCTCTCCCCCAaaattaaacatgcacattagagCATGTAAACCCGACCTCATTTGCCACCATGCTTGGCCTTCTTGTGAGACTCTAAACCGCCCTCAGACCCGAACGACCTGTCCACAAAACATGCCCAGATTTACTTACGCAACCAACTCAATTAAAACAGGAAGCAGCTTTTCAAAGTAAAAGATAAAGTACTTGTTACAAGAACCACAAGAGAATTGACCACCAGACTTTGGAGACTTTGCAGAATTTTTCCCAGATTGCTTTGCTGGATGCGGTGTTGCTGTGTGTCCACCCTTCTTACCATCTGCAAACGAACTATAATCAGATCACAGGCAAATGAACAAGCAAATCATTGGTTAAACAAAATATACGCAGACATCCTATGAAGTGGCAGAAATGATGACTTTCAAGTGAACAATAAGAATGACCTGTCTTCTGAGGTGTAACTGCAGATTTAGCCTTTTTTGCAGAAGCAGGGGTTGCAGCTTCAGCAGGTCTCTTCTTGCTTGACTCGACAGGTATCTTCTTGCTTGACTCGACCTAGAAGCCAAAAGAGACAAATTATAGCATAGAATTGGGTCAAATTCAACAGTTGCTACATACCAATGAATAAGAAGATACCTTCTTAGGTGTCTCCTCATCCTCGTCATCTGAACTTTCATCCATAGACATCtgtcaaaaaaaataaacaattcaaATTTCACTTACACTGAAAATAAGGCATACATTTcaaaaatgaatgaattaaaattatAAGCTTAGTTATGAAAAGAAACCTCGTCAGACTCATCATCGTCATCAGAATCATCTTCCTCATCAGAACCACTCTCATCCTCGgactcatcatcatcatcttcatcctcAGATTTCCTGTTATTGCTAGGTTCTGCTATCTTGCCAGATTGTTTAACAGCATCAGGTTTCCCAGCATTAGCCTTGGCTGTTTTTGCATCTGGCTTAGCTTTTCCTAGAATGTATGAATACACCAAACatttaaaatgcaaaataatATAATCTTCAACAATAACTATAGATCTCGCTGCAAAAGAAGAGTTTACCATTTactgcagcagcagcagcagcagcagcgaCAGGAAGCTCCTCATCTTCCTCCTCCTCGCTTTCTTCTTCACTAGACATACCTGTAAATAAGAATAACATGCATGAGAAATACTTCAAAAAccggaaaaaaataaaatgcatgTGGGATCAAATTTATACAAGGCCTTACCAAAATCATCAGTGGCAACAGAAAACAGGCATTAAGAGTCAAGGAAGCACAAGATTGAACAAGCACACTAAACACTCATTAAAAAATGCATAgttatcactaaaaatagtaaattaataggTATTGATAAAAGGATATCCTTCCTCTGGTATGAAAGTTTTATAACCGAGGAAATATACGCTCCCGTTTTTCCAGTTGTGGGAGAGCTCAAACTCTTCGTCAAATACTAAATCAAAAGATAATTGAGGGCAAATCTGGTGGGAAAGGGTTCCCAGAATAAGTTTCTTTCCATCAACATTCACATAGAGTGGAACGGATTCTGCTTTGTTCTTGGACTCTCCAAGTGAAGCCTAAGACACAAGCAGCATTACATTGCAGACCACGTTAGTGTATAAAAAAGGAACTAAAAAGAAAgtaatcataaattaaaaaaatgtcaacTTCAACTACTGAATAACTTCTAACCTGGGAAAGATGGATAACGTAGTTAGCACCAGGATCTGCTTTAATAGGCTGCCCAGACTTAACTTCAATACCTAATAGTAAGATAAcaagatgattaaattt
The genomic region above belongs to Gossypium hirsutum isolate 1008001.06 chromosome D05, Gossypium_hirsutum_v2.1, whole genome shotgun sequence and contains:
- the LOC107906652 gene encoding histone deacetylase HDT1 isoform X1 produces the protein MEFWGIEVKSGQPIKADPGANYVIHLSQASLGESKNKAESVPLYVNVDGKKLILGTLSHQICPQLSFDLVFDEEFELSHNWKNGSVYFLGYKTFIPEEGDDFGMSSEEESEEEEDEELPVAAAAAAAAVNGKAKPDAKTAKANAGKPDAVKQSGKIAEPSNNRKSEDEDDDDESEDESGSDEEDDSDDDDESDEMSMDESSDDEDEETPKKVESSKKIPVESSKKRPAEAATPASAKKAKSAVTPQKTDGKKGGHTATPHPAKQSGKNSAKSPKSGGQFSCGSCNKSFGSEGGLESHKKAKHGGK
- the LOC107906652 gene encoding histone deacetylase HDT1 isoform X2, with translation MEFWGIEVKSGQPIKADPGANYVIHLSQASLGESKNKAESVPLYVNVDGKKLILGTLSHQICPQLSFDLVFDEEFELSHNWKNGSVYFLGYKTFIPEEGDDFGMSSEEESEEEEDEELPVAAAAAAAAVNGKAKPDAKTAKANAGKPDAVKQSGKIAEPSNNRKSEDEDDDDESEDESGSDEEDDSDDDDESDEMSMDESSDDEDEETPKKVESSKKIPVESSKKRPAEAATPASAKKAKSAVTPQKTDGKKGGHTATPHPAKQSGKNSAKSPKSFGSEGGLESHKKAKHGGK
- the LOC107906652 gene encoding histone deacetylase HDT1 isoform X3 is translated as MEFWGIEVKSGQPIKADPGANYVIHLSQASLGESKNKAESVPLYVNVDGKKLILGTLSHQICPQLSFDLVFDEEFELSHNWKNGSVYFLGYKTFIPEEGDDFGMSSEEESEEEEDEELPVAAAAAAAAVNGKAKPDAKTAKANAGKPDAVKQSGKIAEPSNNRKSEDEDDDDESEDESGSDEEDDSDDDDESDEMSMDESSDDEDEETPKKVESSKKIPVESSKKRPAEAATPASAKKAKSAVTPQKTDGKKGGHTATPHPAKQSGKNSAKSPKSGRSGLRAV